From the genome of Paraburkholderia aromaticivorans, one region includes:
- a CDS encoding microcin C ABC transporter permease YejB, whose protein sequence is MLAYILRRLLLMVPTLLGVVTLTFVVTQFVPGGPVEQVMTQLRHGTGRGGEAGAGGGGYHGSQGVDPQQIEQIKKQFGFDKPPLERYLLMLKRYATFDLGQSYYQHDSVWDVIKSKLPVSITLGLWTVLLTYLISVPLGIAKAVRNGSRFDTVTSVLVLAGYAIPGFVLGVLLLMLFGGGTFWQVFPMRGLTSDNFNELSAFGKVLDYLWHIVLPVTASVVGNFAIVTILTKNTFLEEIGRQYVLTARAKGAPERDVLWKHVLRNAAIPLLTGLPAAFVGAFLNGNLLIETLFSLDGMGQLSYDSVVRRDYPVVLGSLFLFTLIALVTKLIADVCYVLVDPRIQFNRLDR, encoded by the coding sequence ATGCTTGCCTACATTCTCAGACGATTGCTTTTGATGGTGCCGACCCTGCTCGGCGTGGTCACGCTGACCTTTGTCGTCACGCAGTTCGTGCCGGGTGGGCCGGTCGAACAGGTGATGACGCAACTCCGCCACGGCACTGGCCGTGGCGGAGAGGCGGGGGCTGGCGGCGGGGGCTATCACGGCAGCCAGGGCGTGGATCCGCAGCAGATCGAGCAGATCAAGAAGCAGTTCGGCTTCGACAAACCGCCGCTCGAGCGCTATCTGTTGATGCTCAAGCGCTATGCGACCTTCGACCTCGGTCAGTCCTACTACCAGCACGACAGCGTGTGGGACGTCATCAAATCGAAGTTGCCCGTATCGATCACGCTGGGCCTATGGACGGTGCTCCTCACGTATCTGATATCGGTGCCGTTGGGGATCGCGAAAGCGGTGCGCAACGGCTCGCGCTTCGATACCGTGACGAGCGTGCTGGTGCTCGCCGGCTATGCGATTCCTGGTTTCGTGCTCGGCGTGCTGCTGCTGATGTTATTCGGCGGCGGCACGTTCTGGCAGGTGTTCCCGATGCGCGGCCTCACCTCGGATAACTTCAACGAACTCAGCGCCTTCGGCAAGGTGCTCGACTATCTCTGGCATATCGTGCTGCCGGTCACCGCCTCGGTGGTGGGCAACTTCGCGATCGTCACGATTCTGACCAAGAACACGTTTCTGGAGGAAATCGGCCGTCAGTACGTATTGACGGCGCGCGCCAAAGGCGCACCGGAGCGCGACGTGCTGTGGAAACACGTGCTGCGCAACGCCGCGATTCCGTTGCTCACTGGCTTGCCGGCGGCGTTCGTCGGCGCGTTTCTGAACGGCAATCTGCTGATCGAAACGCTGTTCTCGCTCGACGGCATGGGTCAACTGTCGTACGACTCGGTGGTTCGCCGTGATTATCCGGTCGTGCTCGGCTCGCTCTTTCTGTTCACGCTGATTGCCCTCGTAACCAAACTCATTGCTGACGTCTGCTATGTCCTCGTCGACCCCCGCATCCAATTCAACCGCCTGGACCGCTGA
- a CDS encoding TldD/PmbA family protein: MIDERWAQAARTLKSRAAFWSLRIVDEQIDDHEIRNDIAQPLRTVRDRGAMLIAWVGAGAGYAATANLSAAGLQAALDMATVRAEASAALSLIDHREVARPTASGDYVSPNAQHALPGRAEWLDRLGAECAAANLDARIVERVAAVQITHTDQLYMTGDGVRIDQQFRFVMPQLSVAAHANGDTQVRTLGGNYGTLGQGGMEVLSRFGFEGSGARVANEALQLLAAPNCPAGRRDLLLMPDQMMLQIHESIGHPLELDRILGDERNFAGWSFVKQDMFGSYRYGSELLNVTFDPELREEAASYAFDDDGTEAHKQYLIRNGVLERPLGGALSQQRARMPGVANSRASNWNRPPIDRMANLNIEPGESSLEEMIGNIEHGILMRTNTSWSIDDHRNKFQFGCEFGQLIENGKLTQVVKQPNYRGISANFWRSLSAVGNAATREVYGTSMCGKGEPAQIIRVGHASPACVFSNIDVFGGA, encoded by the coding sequence ATGATTGACGAACGTTGGGCGCAGGCCGCCCGCACGCTGAAGAGCCGCGCGGCATTCTGGTCGTTGCGCATTGTCGATGAACAGATCGACGATCACGAGATTCGCAACGATATCGCGCAACCGCTGCGCACGGTGCGGGATCGCGGCGCGATGCTGATCGCCTGGGTAGGCGCCGGCGCGGGCTATGCCGCGACCGCGAATCTGTCCGCGGCGGGGCTGCAGGCGGCGCTCGATATGGCAACCGTACGCGCCGAAGCGAGCGCGGCTTTGTCGTTGATCGACCATCGCGAAGTGGCGCGGCCCACGGCGAGCGGCGACTACGTGTCGCCGAATGCGCAACACGCGCTGCCGGGCCGCGCCGAATGGCTCGACCGTCTGGGCGCCGAGTGCGCCGCCGCGAATCTCGACGCACGAATCGTGGAGCGTGTGGCCGCGGTGCAGATCACGCATACGGATCAGCTCTACATGACGGGCGACGGCGTGCGGATCGATCAACAGTTCCGCTTCGTGATGCCGCAATTGAGCGTCGCCGCGCACGCGAACGGCGATACCCAGGTGCGCACGCTCGGCGGCAACTATGGCACGCTCGGGCAGGGCGGCATGGAGGTGCTGTCGCGCTTCGGCTTCGAAGGGTCGGGCGCGCGCGTCGCGAATGAGGCGCTGCAGTTGCTGGCCGCGCCGAATTGCCCCGCAGGCCGGCGCGACCTGTTGCTGATGCCCGACCAGATGATGCTGCAGATTCACGAATCGATCGGCCATCCGCTGGAACTGGACCGCATCCTCGGCGACGAGCGCAATTTCGCGGGCTGGAGCTTCGTCAAACAGGATATGTTCGGTTCGTACCGCTACGGTTCCGAGTTGCTCAACGTCACCTTCGACCCGGAGTTGCGCGAGGAAGCGGCATCCTATGCATTCGACGACGACGGCACCGAAGCGCACAAGCAGTACCTGATTCGCAACGGCGTGCTGGAGCGTCCGCTTGGCGGCGCGCTGTCGCAACAACGCGCACGCATGCCGGGCGTGGCGAATTCACGCGCATCCAACTGGAACCGGCCGCCCATCGACCGCATGGCGAACCTGAATATCGAGCCCGGCGAGAGTTCGCTGGAAGAGATGATCGGCAACATCGAACATGGCATTCTGATGCGCACCAATACGTCATGGTCGATCGACGATCATCGCAACAAATTCCAGTTCGGCTGCGAGTTCGGCCAACTGATCGAAAACGGCAAGCTTACCCAGGTCGTCAAGCAGCCGAATTATCGCGGCATTTCTGCGAATTTCTGGCGCAGCCTGAGCGCAGTGGGCAATGCGGCCACGCGTGAAGTGTATGGCACGTCCATGTGCGGCAAGGGCGAACCGGCGCAGATCATTCGCGTCGGCCATGCTTCGCCGGCGTGCGTGTTCAGCAATATCGACGTGTTTGGAGGCGCATGA
- a CDS encoding ABC transporter ATP-binding protein yields MTTMQATIGRPLLEIDRFSVRFGDKIAVHELSLSIARGERVALVGESGSGKSVTALSILRLVEHAELSGRMLLDGEDLLQKTEQQMRGLRGADVAMVFQEPMTALNPLFTIGKQIAESLRLHEGLRPNAARERGIELLRRTGIPEPERRIDSFPHQLSGGQRQRAMIAMALACRPRLLLADEPTTALDVTVRQQIVDLLISLQEQEAAERGMAVLLITHDLNLVKRFAQRVAVMEKGVLVETNTTEVLFASPQHPYTRRLLDSEPQRAVAPVEQGARRLLEVQGLAVDYRTSAKGWRSLFGRSTFRAVHDVDLSVRRGETLGIVGESGSGKSTLAATVLGLQQPAAGHIHIDGLPLSTLRTANSRRALYSRMQVVFQDPFGSLSPRMTVEQIIGEGLALHRPGVDAKARRARVGSLLEEVGMPADAMLRYPHEFSGGQRQRIAIARALAVEPELLVLDEPTSALDVSIQKQVLNLLTNLQKKYKLSYLFITHDLAVMRAMAHRVIVMKSGRIVEAGDTLDVLHAPSHPYTQSLLASSLNVPEPGAAPTHPGKVND; encoded by the coding sequence ATGACGACCATGCAGGCGACTATCGGCCGGCCATTGCTGGAAATCGACCGCTTCTCCGTGCGTTTCGGCGACAAGATCGCGGTGCACGAACTCAGCCTGTCCATTGCACGCGGCGAGCGCGTGGCACTCGTCGGCGAATCGGGGTCGGGCAAGAGCGTGACCGCGTTATCCATCTTGCGGCTCGTCGAGCATGCCGAATTGAGCGGCCGCATGCTGCTCGACGGCGAAGACCTGCTGCAGAAAACCGAGCAGCAGATGCGCGGCTTGCGCGGCGCGGATGTCGCGATGGTGTTTCAGGAACCGATGACCGCGCTCAATCCGCTCTTCACGATCGGCAAGCAGATTGCCGAGAGCTTGCGTCTGCACGAAGGTCTGCGGCCCAATGCGGCGCGCGAGCGTGGCATCGAGTTGCTACGGCGTACCGGCATTCCCGAACCGGAACGGCGGATCGACAGCTTTCCGCACCAGTTGTCCGGCGGCCAGCGGCAGCGCGCGATGATCGCGATGGCGCTCGCGTGCCGTCCGCGTCTGCTGCTCGCCGACGAGCCCACCACGGCGCTCGACGTCACGGTTCGCCAGCAGATCGTCGATCTGTTGATTTCATTGCAGGAGCAGGAAGCGGCTGAACGCGGCATGGCCGTGCTGCTGATCACGCACGATCTGAATCTGGTCAAGCGTTTTGCGCAGCGCGTCGCGGTGATGGAAAAGGGCGTGCTGGTCGAGACGAATACGACGGAGGTGCTGTTCGCGAGTCCGCAACATCCGTACACGCGGCGCCTGCTGGACAGCGAGCCGCAACGCGCGGTGGCGCCGGTCGAGCAGGGCGCGCGCCGGTTGCTGGAAGTGCAGGGGCTGGCCGTCGACTATCGCACCTCGGCCAAAGGCTGGCGCTCGCTGTTCGGGCGCTCCACGTTCCGCGCGGTGCACGACGTCGATCTGAGCGTGCGGCGCGGCGAAACGCTCGGCATCGTCGGCGAATCGGGGTCGGGTAAATCGACGCTGGCGGCAACCGTGCTCGGGCTGCAGCAGCCGGCCGCCGGTCATATCCATATCGACGGCTTGCCGCTTTCCACGCTCAGAACGGCCAATTCGCGCCGTGCGCTATATTCGCGCATGCAGGTCGTGTTTCAGGATCCGTTCGGATCGCTGTCGCCACGCATGACGGTGGAGCAGATCATCGGCGAAGGCCTCGCTTTGCATCGACCGGGAGTGGACGCGAAGGCGCGGCGCGCGCGCGTCGGCAGCCTGCTCGAAGAGGTCGGCATGCCCGCCGATGCGATGCTGCGCTATCCGCATGAATTCTCCGGCGGCCAGCGGCAACGCATTGCGATTGCGCGCGCGTTGGCGGTCGAGCCGGAATTGCTGGTGCTCGACGAACCGACCAGCGCGCTCGATGTCTCGATCCAGAAGCAGGTACTGAATCTGCTGACAAATCTGCAGAAAAAGTACAAGCTAAGCTATTTGTTCATTACGCACGATCTGGCCGTGATGCGAGCCATGGCGCATCGCGTGATCGTGATGAAGTCGGGACGCATAGTCGAAGCCGGCGACACGCTCGACGTGTTGCACGCGCCGTCGCATCCTTATACCCAGTCGCTGCTGGCGTCTTCGCTCAACGTGCCCGAGCCTGGCGCCGCCCCGACTCACCCGGGAAAAGTCAATGATTGA
- a CDS encoding TldD/PmbA family protein codes for MSQFMSSRAATSVDWQRHFTALADAIERLQQGGETTLSSFAGEQSDFVRFNSGKVRQTGSVSQGKLTLRLIDGARQAYSTLTVCGDLQQDLDEVSAALATLREGLRDAADDPHLLFDTSKWERTTQRSGKLPDPDGLVRSVAACAQGLDFVGFYAGGTIVRGFASTSGSRGWYEVDNFNFSWSLYDPSGRAIKTTYAGDDWSDAVFAHKVEQAATRLAVLARAPRALAPGRYRSYLAPAALSELLGVAAWSGFSARAQASSRSELYKLHVGEVVVDPRVTISEDLNLGITPGFNDDGYLRDSVPLIQAGRSAERLTNARSAREYGLTPNGALASESPAALSMQAGDLPEEDVLAKLGTGLYIGNLWYVNFSDRMNCRLTGMTRFATFWVENGEIVAPLDAMRFDDSLYRLLGSELEQLGAHAELLLSDSTWGERATGGMQLPGILVKSFELTL; via the coding sequence ATGAGCCAGTTCATGTCTTCGCGCGCTGCTACGTCGGTGGATTGGCAACGGCATTTCACCGCGCTCGCCGATGCGATCGAGCGCTTGCAGCAAGGCGGCGAGACCACGCTCAGTTCGTTTGCCGGCGAGCAGTCCGACTTCGTTCGCTTCAATTCGGGCAAGGTGCGGCAGACCGGCAGCGTATCGCAAGGCAAGCTGACCCTGCGTCTGATCGACGGCGCACGTCAGGCGTATTCCACGCTGACCGTGTGTGGCGACCTGCAACAGGATCTGGACGAAGTGAGCGCCGCGCTCGCCACCTTGCGGGAGGGCTTGCGCGATGCGGCGGACGATCCGCATCTGCTGTTCGACACGTCGAAATGGGAACGCACCACGCAGCGTTCCGGCAAGCTGCCGGACCCAGACGGCCTTGTGCGCAGCGTCGCGGCATGTGCGCAAGGGCTCGATTTCGTGGGCTTTTACGCAGGCGGCACGATCGTGCGCGGGTTCGCGTCCACCAGCGGCAGCCGCGGCTGGTATGAAGTGGACAACTTCAATTTCAGCTGGTCGCTGTACGACCCGAGCGGCCGCGCGATCAAAACGACCTACGCCGGCGACGACTGGAGCGACGCCGTGTTCGCGCACAAAGTCGAGCAGGCCGCGACCCGGCTTGCCGTGCTGGCGCGCGCGCCGCGCGCATTGGCGCCGGGACGTTACCGTTCTTATCTGGCGCCCGCCGCGTTATCCGAACTGCTCGGCGTCGCCGCATGGAGCGGCTTTTCCGCGCGTGCCCAGGCGAGCTCGCGCAGCGAGTTGTACAAATTGCATGTGGGAGAAGTCGTAGTCGACCCGCGCGTAACGATCAGCGAAGATCTGAATCTCGGCATCACACCCGGCTTTAACGACGACGGCTATTTGCGTGATAGCGTCCCGTTGATTCAGGCCGGCCGCAGTGCCGAACGTCTGACCAATGCGCGCAGCGCACGCGAATACGGCTTGACGCCCAATGGTGCGCTCGCCAGCGAGTCGCCGGCCGCACTCTCGATGCAAGCGGGCGATCTGCCTGAAGAAGACGTGCTGGCGAAACTCGGTACCGGGCTCTATATTGGCAACCTCTGGTACGTGAACTTCTCCGACCGCATGAATTGCCGCCTCACCGGCATGACGCGCTTCGCGACCTTCTGGGTCGAGAACGGCGAGATCGTCGCGCCGCTGGATGCCATGCGTTTCGACGACAGTTTGTACCGTTTGCTCGGCAGCGAACTCGAACAACTCGGCGCGCACGCCGAACTGCTGTTGAGCGACTCGACCTGGGGCGAGCGCGCCACGGGCGGCATGCAATTGCCAGGCATCCTGGTGAAGTCATTCGAATTGACGTTATGA
- a CDS encoding GNAT family N-acetyltransferase, with product MDRQEKTQAKSGSLPEGLTLRALRVADTEQFHAMLQLPGVMNGNPHMPYRPVASTRDYLEKLEPAEIVITATVGDTLVGEAELTRFKGRRAHAGSLGIGVHDAWQRRGIGRALMAELIDLADNWLGLRRLELHVFSDNEPALALYRKFGFEIEAHQRGAVLRRGVLIDCYFMARLRDAAPWMSPPLPARTAAE from the coding sequence ATGGATCGACAGGAAAAAACACAAGCAAAATCCGGGAGCTTGCCCGAGGGACTGACGCTGCGCGCGTTACGCGTGGCCGACACGGAACAGTTTCACGCCATGCTGCAGTTGCCGGGCGTGATGAACGGCAATCCGCATATGCCGTATCGGCCAGTGGCCAGCACGCGTGATTACCTCGAAAAGCTCGAGCCCGCCGAGATCGTGATCACCGCGACGGTCGGCGACACGCTGGTCGGTGAGGCGGAACTCACGCGTTTCAAGGGGCGCCGCGCACATGCGGGCTCGCTCGGCATCGGCGTGCACGACGCGTGGCAACGGCGCGGCATTGGTCGGGCGCTGATGGCCGAACTGATCGACCTCGCCGATAACTGGCTCGGTCTGCGCCGCCTCGAACTGCACGTCTTCAGCGATAACGAACCGGCGCTCGCGTTGTATCGCAAGTTCGGCTTCGAGATCGAAGCGCATCAGCGCGGTGCGGTATTGCGTCGCGGCGTGCTCATCGACTGCTATTTCATGGCACGGTTGCGTGACGCGGCGCCGTGGATGTCGCCGCCCCTCCCAGCTCGAACCGCAGCGGAATAA
- a CDS encoding GNAT family N-acetyltransferase: MEQQTLAGGVASDDRITLRALESSDMDAFAEIMSLPGVRRGTLSIGYRSPEQLTAWYEQRLKNGVNVCAMVGGRMVGHAALEVQRPSRAHCAHMGLVVHDAYHGRGVGSALLRGLIDCADGALGLRRIDLTVFADNAPAIALYRKFGFVEEGRSRGFAMRDGVLADALHMARLVDAPSLQTL; the protein is encoded by the coding sequence ATGGAACAACAAACGTTGGCAGGCGGCGTAGCGAGCGATGATCGCATTACGCTGCGAGCCCTCGAATCGTCCGACATGGACGCGTTCGCGGAGATCATGAGCCTGCCCGGTGTGCGACGCGGCACCTTGTCGATCGGCTATCGCAGCCCCGAACAACTCACGGCCTGGTACGAGCAGCGCCTCAAGAACGGCGTGAACGTGTGCGCGATGGTCGGCGGGCGCATGGTCGGCCATGCCGCGCTGGAGGTTCAGCGGCCGAGCCGCGCGCACTGCGCGCATATGGGTCTGGTCGTGCACGACGCCTATCATGGGCGCGGTGTCGGTTCGGCGCTGCTGCGAGGCTTGATCGACTGCGCGGACGGCGCGCTCGGTTTGCGCCGCATCGACCTCACGGTATTTGCCGACAACGCGCCGGCAATCGCCCTGTACCGCAAATTCGGCTTTGTCGAAGAAGGCCGCTCGCGCGGTTTCGCCATGCGCGACGGCGTACTGGCGGACGCGCTGCATATGGCTCGGCTGGTCGACGCGCCGAGCCTCCAGACCCTTTGA
- a CDS encoding extracellular solute-binding protein, with protein MRLVKFRWPRTVRTVASAPVPRLRATARIALCAGACLALSAVCAQARPSIAQYDEPKYPAGFTHFDYADPAAPNDGKLSFQNFDELQSYDSLNPFLVRGAPAPDILHLMFDTLMQRSWDELASEYPLIADDVEVAPDLGSATFHINPAARFSNGDPITAADVKYSFDTLTSSKASPLFNAQFSVIKRAVVVDPATVRFEFRHAERDAALIAGDLPIFSPKWGVRADGTRLPFDQIANEPPVASGPYLIESRKNDKQITYRRNPDYWAANLPSRRGMYRFASITFKLYRDHYTQLEAFKAGDADVIVEYSATQWARKYVGKNFDNGLLKKGEFADGPAQMQGMLMNVRKPMFQDPRVRHALTMAFDYDWMNRMMFYGQYRRTSSYFEASPFGATGMPGPKELALLEPLRGSVPPEVFGPMLKQPDTIAPNSLRGNLRVARDLLAQAGWHYRDGALRDANGTPMTIEIMDDQPGMDRLILPYMQALGMLGIQAHMREIDSALYQKRLDNFEYDMTTFIYPPVTIPGAELTRRFGSAAASEVGSENYPGIRSKAVDSLIHSALSATNLDDLEAATRALDRVLIYSFYLVPEYYSPGARIGYKTTIGFPKTVPASYQYEDWVIDYWYAKTPGAPAAQHGQAAQSAGSTTAAAH; from the coding sequence ATGAGACTTGTGAAGTTTCGCTGGCCGCGCACGGTGCGCACGGTGGCGTCCGCGCCCGTGCCTCGGCTTCGCGCCACCGCGCGAATCGCGCTGTGCGCCGGTGCATGCCTGGCATTGAGCGCGGTTTGCGCGCAGGCCCGCCCCTCGATTGCGCAATACGACGAACCCAAATATCCCGCCGGCTTCACGCACTTCGACTATGCGGACCCCGCGGCGCCCAACGACGGCAAGCTCAGCTTCCAGAACTTCGACGAACTGCAGAGCTACGATTCGCTGAATCCGTTTCTCGTGCGCGGCGCGCCCGCGCCGGACATTCTGCATCTGATGTTCGATACGCTGATGCAGCGTAGCTGGGACGAACTCGCCTCCGAGTATCCGCTGATCGCCGACGATGTCGAAGTCGCGCCGGACCTCGGCTCGGCCACGTTTCATATCAATCCCGCCGCACGTTTTTCGAACGGCGACCCGATTACCGCAGCCGATGTCAAATACTCGTTCGACACCCTGACCAGTTCCAAAGCGTCGCCCTTGTTCAATGCGCAGTTCTCGGTGATCAAGCGCGCCGTGGTTGTCGACCCGGCAACCGTGCGCTTCGAATTCAGGCACGCCGAGCGCGACGCAGCGCTGATCGCCGGCGATTTGCCGATCTTCTCGCCGAAGTGGGGCGTGCGCGCGGACGGCACACGGTTACCGTTCGACCAGATCGCGAACGAGCCGCCGGTCGCGAGCGGTCCGTATCTGATCGAGTCGCGCAAGAACGACAAGCAGATCACCTATCGCCGCAACCCGGACTACTGGGCCGCGAATCTGCCGTCGCGGCGCGGCATGTATCGCTTTGCGAGCATTACCTTCAAGCTGTACCGCGACCACTACACGCAGCTCGAAGCCTTCAAGGCGGGCGACGCGGACGTTATCGTCGAATACAGCGCGACCCAGTGGGCACGCAAATACGTCGGCAAGAACTTCGACAATGGGCTGCTGAAGAAAGGCGAATTTGCCGATGGCCCCGCGCAGATGCAGGGCATGCTGATGAACGTGCGCAAGCCGATGTTCCAGGACCCGCGGGTGCGCCACGCGCTGACGATGGCATTCGACTACGACTGGATGAACCGGATGATGTTCTACGGTCAATACCGGCGCACCAGCAGTTATTTCGAGGCAAGTCCGTTCGGCGCGACCGGTATGCCCGGGCCGAAGGAACTGGCACTGCTCGAACCGCTGCGCGGCAGCGTGCCGCCGGAAGTATTCGGACCGATGCTCAAGCAACCCGACACGATCGCACCGAACTCGCTGCGCGGTAATTTGCGTGTCGCGCGCGATCTGCTGGCGCAGGCCGGCTGGCACTATCGCGACGGCGCTTTGCGCGACGCCAACGGCACGCCCATGACAATCGAAATCATGGACGACCAGCCCGGCATGGACCGCCTGATCCTGCCGTATATGCAGGCGCTCGGCATGCTCGGTATTCAGGCGCATATGCGCGAGATCGACAGCGCGTTGTACCAGAAGCGGCTGGATAATTTCGAATACGACATGACCACCTTCATCTATCCGCCGGTCACGATTCCGGGCGCCGAACTGACGCGCCGTTTCGGCAGCGCGGCCGCGTCGGAGGTCGGTTCCGAGAACTATCCGGGCATTCGTTCGAAAGCGGTGGACTCGCTGATTCACTCCGCGCTCTCCGCAACCAATCTCGACGACCTGGAAGCGGCGACCCGCGCGCTGGATCGCGTGCTGATCTATTCGTTTTACCTCGTGCCGGAGTACTACTCACCGGGCGCGCGCATCGGCTACAAGACCACGATCGGTTTTCCGAAGACCGTTCCCGCGTCGTATCAATACGAAGACTGGGTGATCGACTACTGGTACGCGAAAACACCGGGTGCGCCAGCCGCTCAACATGGCCAGGCGGCGCAATCCGCCGGTTCAACCACGGCTGCGGCCCACTGA
- a CDS encoding ABC transporter permease, with translation MSSSTPASNSTAWTADAAGAAHAASPSPWRRTWLRFRQQRLGYWSLVIFVSLFAISLLGEVLSNDRPLIVRYDGHYYFPIVKDYPETLFGGDFPARANYLDPYIRSRLESNGNFAIYPPNHFHYDTIDYFAAHPYPAPPTANNWLGTDQFGRDVLARLLYGFRLSVLMALALTVSGVVVGVLTGAIQGFYGGRTDLIGQRLIEIWSSMPDLYLLIIFASIFEPTLWLLFILLSMFGWLVLSDYVRAEFLRNRSLDYVKAARTMGLSNWQIMWRHVLPNSLTPVITFLPFRMSAAILSLTSLDFLGLGVPPPTPSLGELLQEGKNNLDAWWISMSAFAALVITLLLLTFMGDALRNALDTRSRGSAFGGGPR, from the coding sequence ATGTCCTCGTCGACCCCCGCATCCAATTCAACCGCCTGGACCGCTGACGCGGCTGGCGCGGCGCACGCGGCGTCGCCGTCTCCATGGCGGCGCACGTGGCTGCGCTTCAGGCAGCAGCGTCTGGGCTACTGGAGCCTCGTGATCTTCGTGTCGCTGTTCGCCATCAGTCTGCTCGGCGAAGTGTTGTCCAACGACCGTCCGTTGATCGTTCGTTACGACGGGCATTACTACTTTCCGATCGTGAAGGACTACCCGGAAACGCTGTTCGGCGGCGACTTTCCGGCGCGTGCCAACTATCTCGACCCGTATATCCGTTCGCGGCTCGAATCGAACGGCAACTTTGCGATCTATCCGCCGAATCATTTCCACTACGACACGATCGACTATTTCGCCGCGCATCCTTATCCGGCGCCGCCCACCGCGAACAACTGGCTCGGCACGGATCAGTTCGGCCGCGACGTGCTGGCGCGACTGCTGTACGGTTTCCGTCTGTCGGTGTTGATGGCGTTGGCGCTCACGGTGTCCGGCGTCGTCGTCGGTGTGCTGACTGGCGCGATACAGGGCTTTTATGGCGGGCGTACCGATCTGATCGGCCAGCGCCTGATCGAAATCTGGAGTTCGATGCCCGACCTGTACCTGCTGATCATCTTCGCGTCGATCTTCGAGCCCACGTTGTGGCTGCTATTCATTCTGCTGTCGATGTTCGGCTGGCTCGTCCTGTCGGACTACGTGCGCGCCGAATTCCTGCGCAATCGTTCGCTCGACTACGTGAAGGCGGCGCGCACCATGGGCCTGAGCAACTGGCAGATCATGTGGCGCCATGTATTGCCGAACAGCCTGACCCCGGTGATTACCTTTCTGCCGTTCCGCATGAGCGCAGCCATTCTCTCGCTCACCAGTCTCGACTTTCTCGGCCTCGGCGTGCCGCCGCCGACACCGAGCCTCGGTGAATTGCTGCAGGAGGGCAAGAATAATCTCGACGCGTGGTGGATTTCCATGTCGGCGTTTGCCGCGCTGGTGATCACGCTGTTGTTGCTCACCTTCATGGGCGACGCGTTGCGTAATGCGCTCGATACGCGCTCGCGTGGTTCGGCGTTCGGCGGAGGCCCGCGATGA